A segment of the Streptomyces sp. ITFR-21 genome:
AGCGGGCAGGTGGCGAGGTCGGTGTAGGCGCAGGGCAGGTTGGACGCGCGGTTGAAGTCGACGACCACGGTGCCCTCCGCGTCGGGGGTGCCGACGGACAGCGACCGGTTGGCCGCGTACGTCGTCACGCCGGAGGTGGCGTCGGTGAACAGCACGAGCAGACTGCCGGGGGCGTGGCCGTTGAAGGCGGTCAGCCGGTAGGTGGCGCCGTCCAGGTCGAACTCCACCTGGCCCGGGGCGTCGTAGACGTGCTGGAGCCCCTCGACGGCCGCGCCGACCGTCACCGGCCGCGGCACGTCGAACGGCACGAAGCGGCCGGTGCGGGCCCAGCGCGGGTCGGGCTCGTACGCGGGGGTGGCGGAGAAGCCGACCCGCAGTCCGTTCTCCGGGTGGCGGGGGCGCAGGATGTCGTGGCCGCCGCGCTTGGCGATCTCGATCACCGCGTCCCCCGCCGCGGGGTACAGGCTCGCCCGCTCGGCGATCTCACCGAAACCGTGCCGGCCGCGCAGCGTCCGCCCGTCCAGGGTCAGCTCCTCGCCCTCGGCCAGCTCCACCACCACGCCCTCCTCGGTGGTGGACCAGGCACCGGGTGCGTCGGGGAAACGGGTAGGAGTGGCGTCGAGCCAGTTCAGGCTGGTGATGGCGAGGAAGCCGTGCGGGTCGCCCAGCACGCGCTCGCGCCCGGCCTGCCACTCCTGCCACTGCTGGACGAAGTCCGCCCGGTCGAGTTCCTGGGTCTGCGCGGTCATGTCGACTACTCCTTCGGAGGGTGGGCCCGGTCGGCGGCCTCTTCGAGACGCCGGAAACGGCTGGCGTGGAAGACCAGGGGCGCGACGGCGTGGTCGGCGCCCAGTTCGTGGATCCGCAGCAGCACGATGTCGTGGTCGCCGGCCCGTATGTGCTGCTCGACGGCGCAGTCGAACCAGGCGCTGGCGCCGGCCAGCAGTACCGCGCCGTCGTCGGTGGCGTGCCAGTCCAGGCCCGCGAACCGGTCGCCGCCGCGGCCCGCGAGCTGCGCGCAGGCGCGCTCCTGGTGGGCGCCGAGCACACTGACGCCGAGCCGGGCGCGGTCCCTGAGCACCGGCCAGGTGGTCGAGGTGTGCGCCACGCAGACGGACACCAGCGGCGGGTCGAGGGACACCGAGGTGAAGGAGTTGGCGGCCAGGCCCACGGGCACCCCGTCGACCAGCGCGGCGACAGCGGTGACACCGGTCGGGAAGGTCCCGAACACCCGCCGCAACTCCGCCGGCTCCAGCGTACGCCCGTCCGCCCGGACGCCCTGGCCGTCCCCCGGACCGTGCGTCTGCGGCTTCGGCGGCCGACCCGCCGGCCGTAGGCCGAGGCGTTCGTGGCGGTCTTCCCTGTGCTGCGCTCGGGCCGCGGTCATCGCTTGCTCCACTCCTTGGCCTGCGGCTGGTACGAACGCACCCGGTCGGCGTGCTCGTCGGTGCTGGTGGTGACGGTGGGGGCGGCTGCCGCCGGAGCGCCGGCCGCCCTGAGACCCAGGTGGTCCCGGAGGGTGTCGCCCGTGTACTCGGTGCGGAAGACGCCGCGTTCCTGGAGCAGCGGGACGACGGTGTCGGCGAACTCGTCGAGCCCGCCGGGCGTCAGGTGCGGCGCGAGGATGAAGCCGTCACCCGCGTCGGCCTGCACGAACTCGTCGAGGGTTCGTGCCACCTGCTCCGGGGTGCCGACGTAGACCTGCCGCCTGGTCAGCTCGACGACTAGTTCCCGGATCGAGAGCTTCTTCTCCTCGGCCAGCGCCCGCCACTGCGCCGCGATCGGCAGCGGGTCGCGCTTGCCCACGCCGGCCCGGCCCCGCGCGATGGTGTTCTCGCCGACCAGCGGATCGACCGCGGGCAGCGGCCCGTCGGGGTCGTACGCGCTCAGGTCGCGGTTCCACAGCTGCTCCAGGAACTTGATCGCGGTCTGCCCGCTGACCTGCTGGTGCCGGACCACATCCGCCCTCTCGTGCGCCTCCGCCTCGGTGTCGCCCAGGACGAAGGTGATGCCCGGCAGTACCAGCAGCTCCTCGGGGGAGCGCCCGTACTTCGCCAGCCGGCCCTTGACGTCGGCGTAGAACGCCTTTCCCGCCTCCAGGGTGCCGTGCCGGGTGAAGATGACGTCCGCAGCCGACGCCGCGAACTCCCGGCCCTGCTCGGAGTCGCCGGCCTGGAAGACCACCGGGCGGCCCTGCGGGCTGCGCGGCACGTTGAAGTGGCCGGAGACGTCGAAGTGGTCGGCGTGATGGTCGAAGCGCCCGGGACCCGGCGCGGCCAGGAACCGGCCGGACTCCTTGTCGGCGATGATCTCGTCACCGCGCCAGGAGTCGAACAGCTTCCACGTCGCCTCCAGGAACTGCCGGGCCCGCTCGTAGCGGTCGTCCTGGGCGAGGAAGCCGCCGCGGCGGAAGTTCTCGCCGGTGAAGGCG
Coding sequences within it:
- a CDS encoding NtaA/DmoA family FMN-dependent monooxygenase (This protein belongs to a clade of FMN-dependent monooxygenases, within a broader family of flavin-dependent oxidoreductases, the luciferase-like monooxygenase (LMM) family, some of whose members use coenzyme F420 rather than FMN.), yielding MSRPRKQIHLAAHFPGVNNTTVWSDPAAGSQIEFSSFAHLARTAERARFDFLFLAEGLRLREQGGEIYDLDVVGRPDTFTVLAALAAVTDRLGLAGTINSTFNEPYEVARQFASLDHLSAGRAAWNVVTSWDAFTGENFRRGGFLAQDDRYERARQFLEATWKLFDSWRGDEIIADKESGRFLAAPGPGRFDHHADHFDVSGHFNVPRSPQGRPVVFQAGDSEQGREFAASAADVIFTRHGTLEAGKAFYADVKGRLAKYGRSPEELLVLPGITFVLGDTEAEAHERADVVRHQQVSGQTAIKFLEQLWNRDLSAYDPDGPLPAVDPLVGENTIARGRAGVGKRDPLPIAAQWRALAEEKKLSIRELVVELTRRQVYVGTPEQVARTLDEFVQADAGDGFILAPHLTPGGLDEFADTVVPLLQERGVFRTEYTGDTLRDHLGLRAAGAPAAAAPTVTTSTDEHADRVRSYQPQAKEWSKR
- a CDS encoding DUF1684 domain-containing protein, translating into MTAQTQELDRADFVQQWQEWQAGRERVLGDPHGFLAITSLNWLDATPTRFPDAPGAWSTTEEGVVVELAEGEELTLDGRTLRGRHGFGEIAERASLYPAAGDAVIEIAKRGGHDILRPRHPENGLRVGFSATPAYEPDPRWARTGRFVPFDVPRPVTVGAAVEGLQHVYDAPGQVEFDLDGATYRLTAFNGHAPGSLLVLFTDATSGVTTYAANRSLSVGTPDAEGTVVVDFNRASNLPCAYTDLATCPLPPAGNRLPVAVEAGEKIPYERAGGQ
- a CDS encoding flavin reductase family protein, which produces MTAARAQHREDRHERLGLRPAGRPPKPQTHGPGDGQGVRADGRTLEPAELRRVFGTFPTGVTAVAALVDGVPVGLAANSFTSVSLDPPLVSVCVAHTSTTWPVLRDRARLGVSVLGAHQERACAQLAGRGGDRFAGLDWHATDDGAVLLAGASAWFDCAVEQHIRAGDHDIVLLRIHELGADHAVAPLVFHASRFRRLEEAADRAHPPKE